A genome region from Arachis duranensis cultivar V14167 chromosome 8, aradu.V14167.gnm2.J7QH, whole genome shotgun sequence includes the following:
- the LOC107460061 gene encoding uncharacterized protein LOC107460061, with protein sequence MSATEAEKKATEGENEVVKGGELLFCGGTCWDVVGRRKGSVDGNLVSPTRLRPLVGVDIRFVASGCTSCHCVALDVEGRCYTWGRNEKGQLGHGDTIQRDRPTVVSELSKYKIVKAGAGRNHTVVVTEDGNSLAFGWNKHGQLGSGSAKNEIESSPVRCLVSEVNYTTCGGDFTVWLSSVEGSSILTAGLPQYGQLGHGTDNEYNSKDSSVKLVYEPQPRPRAIASLSGETIVKVACGTNHTVAVDKNGFVYTWGFGGYGRLGHREQKDEWTPRRIDVFQNRNVLPPDAVISAGSVNSACTAGGGQLYMWGKIKNTGDDWMYPKPLMDLSGWNLRCMDSGNMHHFVGADSSCISWGHAQYGELGYGPTGQKSSAVPKKVDILEGMHVLSVACGMGHSMVIVDRTNVADRLDQLDIYDGKAFGEENEATIKIPVAKQSAKKGAKGAENSKKRKKSKDSSDSEEDVEESDNSEDEANGAAEVKRSRGGNSSGRGRGKAKASKKSGSGRGRGGAPASNKSSTKDPPVKSGKRGRPRKS encoded by the exons ATGTCTGCAACGGAAGCGGAGAAGAAGGCCACCGAGGGAGAGAACGAGGTCGTCAAAGGTGGAGAGCTCTTGTTCTGTGGCGGCACGTGCTGGGATGTCGTTGGCCGTCGCAAAGGCTCCGTCGACGGTAACCTCGTCTCTCCCACGCGCCTCCGTCCTCTTGTTGGCGTTGACATTCGCTTCGTTGCCTCTGGTTGCA CTTCTTGTCATTGTGTAGCACTTGACGTTGAAGGGCGTTGCTATACATGGGGTCGAAATGAG aaagggCAACTGGGTCATGGAGACACCATTCAGCGTGATAGGCCTACCGTGGTATCTGAACTTTCCAA ATACAAAATTGTCAAAGCTGGAGCTGGGAGGAACCATACAGTGGTTGTGACAGAGGATGGAAATTCACTAGCCTTTGGATGGAACAAGCATGGACAGCTAGGTTCGGGTTCTGCTAAAAATG AAATTGAGTCATCTCCTGTTCGCTGTCTTGTGTCTGAAGTAAATTATACTACTTGTGGCGGTGACTTCACTGTTTGGTTGTCATCTGTTGAAGGATCTTCTATACT GACTGCAGGACTTCCACAGTACGGACAGCTTGGACATGGAACAGATAATGAG TATAATTCCAAGGACAGCTCTGTGAAACTGGTGTATGAACCCCAGCCACGTCCTCGGGCAATTGCTTCTCTGTCTGGGGAAACAATTGTCAAAGTGGCATGTGGGACAAATCACACAG TGGCGGTGGATAAGAATGGCTTTGTCTACAC CTGGGGATTTGGTGGTTATGGAAG GCTAGGACATAGGGAGCAGAAGGACGAGTGGACCCCTCGTCGCATTGATGTCTTTCAGAATAGAAATGTTTTGCCTCCCGATGCAGTTATTTCGGCTGGTTCTGTGAATTCTGCGTGTACTGCAG GTGGAGGGCAGTTGTACATGTGggggaaaataaaaaacactggTGATGACTGGATGTATCCAAAGCCTCTAATGGATTTAAG TGGCTGGAATTTACGATGCATGGATTCAGGCAATATGCACCATTTTGTTGGGGCTGATTCCTCATGTATAAGTTGGGGCCATGCTCAATACGGAGAGCTTGGATATGGGCCCACTGGACAGAA GTCTTCAGCTGTCCCCAAAAAGGTTGATATACTTGAGGGCATGCATGTTTTGAG TGTTGCTTGTGGTATGGGTCATTCAATGGTTATTGTTGATAGGACAAATGTTGCTGATCGACTTGACCAG CTTGATATCTATGATGGCAAAGCTTTTGGTGAAG AAAATGAGGCTACAATCAAAATTCCAGTGGCTAAACAGAGTGCAAAAAAGGGTGCCAAGGGGGctgaaaattcaaagaaaaggaagaaatccAAAGATTCCTCTGACTCAGAAGAGGATGTTGAAGAAAGTGATAATAGTGAGGATGAAGCTAACGGTGCGGCCGAGGTAAAAAGGTCACGTGGTGGAAATAGTTCTGGTAGAGGCCGGGGTAAGGCTAAGGCATCCAAAAAGTCAGGTTCTGGCAGAGGGCGTGGTGGTGCTCCAGCATCGAACAAGAGTAGTACTAAAGACCCGCCAGTGAAATCCGGCAAGAGAGGGCGACCCCGAAAGTCTTGA